The sequence below is a genomic window from Cicer arietinum cultivar CDC Frontier isolate Library 1 chromosome 6, Cicar.CDCFrontier_v2.0, whole genome shotgun sequence.
TCTCCGACATAGCCTTTTCCTGCTGTTCAACCGATGAACCTTCCAACGAGTCAAACAGCGTCGAGTAATAGTGAAGCGACTCAGTAAACCGGTCAAGAAAAGCCGGTCCGTTGTGATTCGCTTCCTGCTCAACAACGGTAACAATCTCCGGCCGAATCTGACGGATAACAGAAAAAACCTTCTCAAGCGCGCCGGGACGCGCGTTGAGTTTATGAAGCTCAAAAACAGAGTTAACTGCAACAGACTCCGTCTTCGGTGACCGGAGTTCAAGCATGGAAGCATCAAGATCAGCTAAACTGTTAGCAACAAAACCGCGATACTCAAACTGAACATGAATAGTCTGTGCAAACTGAGCAAGCTTCCAACCAACCTGTTGAAGATGATCGGAGTTATCAGACGCCGGAGGTCCAATTCCGGTGAGACGAAAAGCAGGAGGACCACCAGGACGCAACGCAAGCGCCTGCATAAGAGCCGGCCACTGCATCCCTTGATTAATCGAGAAATCAATGACATGAACACGAGATTTCCCTTGAAAAGCTTCAAGAATAGCTTGATTGGCAGTGAAATGAGCGAATTTAAGATAAGGACAAGTTTCATAGAAATGGATCTGAAGCGAATCGGAAACCGAATGTTGAGGAAAAACACCATAGATTCGCCTAGCGAGACCTTCAGCGAAATAGGTAGCAACTTTTCTCATAGCACCTTCTTGTGAAACCGCTAAGTAACCGATCTGTTTGACCAGAGCCTCAGCTACGGTTAGATTACTCTGTTCAACCGCTTCAGCACAAGCCATCAAAGTATGAACAAGACGGATCCCTTTTTCTTGCGTTTCAACAACCATAACAACGGAACGAGTTGAGTCAGTTGAAGTTCGTTTGAGTCGTTTACTGGAAGGAAGAGATTCATCTGAGTCAGTAGTAGTTGTTGTAGTTGTAGTTGTGGTAGCGTAGATCGCTTTACCTGGAATGGCGTTTAGGTCATtatcagatgaagatgaaaccGAAGGGTTTTGAGGTTGAGGGTCAAAATTGGAAAGCATTGTTTTAAGCCAGTTAGAAATATCTGAAGGATTGTAATGAACGGTGTCGTTTGA
It includes:
- the LOC101507839 gene encoding DELLA protein 2, with protein sequence MKREHKHENEDMSGSGSGKSGVCWEDDGGMDELLAVVGYKVKSSDMAEVAQKLEQLEHAMGNFQDQDEAIIAQQLSNDTVHYNPSDISNWLKTMLSNFDPQPQNPSVSSSSDNDLNAIPGKAIYATTTTTTTTTTDSDESLPSSKRLKRTSTDSTRSVVMVVETQEKGIRLVHTLMACAEAVEQSNLTVAEALVKQIGYLAVSQEGAMRKVATYFAEGLARRIYGVFPQHSVSDSLQIHFYETCPYLKFAHFTANQAILEAFQGKSRVHVIDFSINQGMQWPALMQALALRPGGPPAFRLTGIGPPASDNSDHLQQVGWKLAQFAQTIHVQFEYRGFVANSLADLDASMLELRSPKTESVAVNSVFELHKLNARPGALEKVFSVIRQIRPEIVTVVEQEANHNGPAFLDRFTESLHYYSTLFDSLEGSSVEQQEKAMSEMYLGKQICNVVACEGTDRVERHETLNQWRNRFGSAGFSPVHLGSNAFKQASMLLALFAGGDGYKVEENDGCLMLGWHTRPLIATSAWKLAANSVVVSH